The region AACGCGATACCGATCTACGAGACCCAGAAGGCGAACAGTCTGGGCTACGTGCAACTGATCGGCTCGCCGATCCTGGCCGCTCTGAAGCAGAAGCTGATCGCCGACAAGGTCACCGCGGTCACCGAGTCCTGGGCCTCCACCAATCTCGACGCGCCCGAGGTCATGATGATCGGCCAGACCTACGACATCGAGATGATCAACGGCCTCGCGTGGGCCCAGCAGCAGGGCATGATCGCCGACGGTGACAAGATCGGGCACATCTACATCGACTCGGAGTACGGCCAGAACGGCTTGCTCGGCTCGCAGGCCTACGCCAAGGAGCACGGCATGGAGGTGATCGGCGTCCCCGTCGCCGGCACCGATACCGACATGACCGCGACGATGACCAAGCTCAAGGACGAGGGTGTCACCGCCATCGCCGTGACCACTGCCCCGGGCGGCATGGGCTCGATCGCGGTGCAGAACGTCGCGCAGGGCATGAACCTCCCGCTCATCGGGAACAACCCGGTGTTCTCGACGACCCTGCTGGCGGACGCGACGGTCACGGCCGGACTGGCGAACCTTTACATGGTCAGCTCCTTCGCACCGATCAGCCAGGACACCGACGAGGCGAAGAAGGTTCTCGACGAGTACAAGAACAAGTTCACCGACCCGGCCGACATCGGCATCACGCACGGCTACGCCGCCGGGCTCGCCTGGGGCGAGATCCTCAAGCAAGCGTGCGAGGACGGCGACATGACCCGGCAGGGCGTCCTCGATGCCAAGTCGAAGGTCGACGCGGTCGACACCAAGGGCTTGACGGGCAAGCTCGACTTCTCCAAGGACGGCTCGCCGACGACCCGCGAGGGCTTCATCCTGCAGCCGGATGCCTCCGTCGAGGACGGCAAGCTGAAGATCGTCGAGGAGCTTTTCGCCTCGGAGGAGGCCAAGGCTTACAAGGCGCCGTTCGAGAAGTAACCACCCGACAGGTCCTGGACCCAGCAGCCTGTCAGGTCAGGAATCTGGCCTGAGACGACAGCCCCACACGGCATGTGTGGGGCCGCCGACCGGCGGCTCCACACATGCCTGAGGTCCGATGCGCGTGACCGGGATCAGACGGTCGCCATCTGCTCATGATTCGGTGTTGCGGCCGCCCGTCTCATGTGACATGGTTCACCCGCAGAACATGACCTGAGTATCAGGTTCGCAGCCCTTTCAGGGCATCCCTTCTCAAGCACGATGGAGAACGCATGAAGCGTAGGACCACCCTCATCACCAGCATGGCCGCGACGGCCCTGCTCACCCTGACCGCCTGCTCCACCAAGGCCGACAACAGCGGCGACTCCGGCGGTGGCGGCGACAGCGGCGGCGTGAAGACCGACATCGGCGTCACCGAGGACGAGATCGTCCTCGGCGTCCAGTCGGACCTCTCCGGCGTGTTCAAGGGCATCGGCCTGGCTCTGACCCACGGCAACCAGATCTGGGCCGACAAGGTCAACGAGGACGGCGGCATCTGCGAGCGGAAGATCACGCTCGACGTCGTCGACAACGGCTACTCCCCCGACAAGGCGATTCCGCTGTACGAGCAGCAGAAGGGCAACGTCCTCGGTTATCTGCAGCTCATCGGCTCACCGGTGATCGCGGCGCTGAAGACCAAGATCGAGGCAGACGGCATGCTGGCCGTGCCGGCCGCGCCCGCCTCCGTTCACCTGGACAACCCGCACGTGCTGCTGCTGGGGATCACCTACGACGTCGAGATGATCAACGGTCTGGCCTACCTGCTCGATCAGGGCATGATCGAGAAGGGCGACAAGATCGGCTACATCTACGTCGACTCCGAGTACGGCCAGAACGGCCTGCTGGGTGCGAAGTACTTCGCCGAGGAGAACGGCATCACGCTCGTCGAGGCTCCGATCTCCGGCGCCGACACCGACACCACGGCGACGATGACGAAGTTCAAGGACGAAGGGGTCACCGCTATCGCCCTGACCGTCACCCCGGCGGCTACCGCATCGGCGGCCACCCAGAACGGCGCGCAGGGGCTGAACGTTCCGATCATCGGAAACAACCCGGCGTTCACCCCGAACATGATGAGCGATCCCTCGGTGGCCGCCGCCGTCGCGGAGCACGTGCTGATCAGCCAGGGATACGACGTCTTCGACGGTGACAGCGAGCTCGCCAAGGAGATCGCCAAGGCCTACGACGCCAAGACCCAGGACCAGCCCAACTACGCGGTGAATGCCGGCTACCTGCAGGGCATGGCCTGGGAGGCGCTGCTCGAGGAGGCCTGCGACAACGGCGACCTCACCCGGGAGGGCATCATGAGCGCCCGCGAGAGCGCGCCCAACGTCGATACCAAGGGCCTCGCCGGCGAGCTGACCCTCAAGTACGACGGCGCACCGAGCTCCCGCACGTCCTTCATCGTCCAGCCGGATGCCGCGCTCGCCAACCGGGGCGGCGTGAAGGTGGTGCAGGACAACTACATCTCGAAGGATGCCGAGAGCTACAAGACTCCCTACCAGAAGTAGCGAGGACGAGGCCGGGATGGGGCCGGGCGCCGATGGCGCCCGGCCCCTTCCGCATGATCGAGACCGCGTCGTGATGGGAGCCGCGTCGCGATCGAAGCCGTTCGCATAGCGGCCAATCCGGGCGGTCCCGTGGGAGCGAGGTCACAGTTTTGACACGAATGTAAATTCCTGGGCAACGCTCGTTGAGCAAGTGATCCAGGTCTCGTTACCCTCGCACCGTCCTACCTGACACTCACTCCTGAGGAGGGCCCGATGGCCAAGCGGACTCAAGCGATCGTCGGCATCAGCGCAGCGATCGCGATCGCGCTCACCGGCTGCAGCACGAAGGCGGATGACGGTTCGTCCTCCGGGAGCGGCGACAGCGGCGACGTGAAGACCGACGTCGGCGTGACCGACACCGAGATCAAGCTGGGCGTGCTGACCGACATGTCGGGCCCGTTCAAGGAGGGCGGCCTCGGCCAGACCCACGGCAACGAGCTGTGGGCCGACGACGTGAACGCCGCCGGCGGCATCTGCGGCCGCGACATCGTCCTCGACGTCCAGGACATGGGCTACAAGGCCGACAACGCCGTCCCGATGTACGAGACCATGAAGCAGGAGAACCTCGGTCTGCTCCAGCTGCTCGGCTCGCCGATCCTCGCGGCCCTCAAGCAGAAGATCACCACCGACAAGGTGCTGTCGGTGCCGGGCTCGTGGGCATCGACCAACCTCGACTCCGAGTCGGTGCTGATGGTCGGGCAGACCTACGACGTCGAGATGATCAACATCATGGCCTGGGCCCAGGAGCAGGGCCTGATCAACGAGGGTGACAAGCTCGGCCACATCTACGTCGACTCGGAGTACGGCCAGAACGGTCTGCTCGGCTCGCAGAGCTATGCCAAGGACAACGACATGGAGATCGTGCCGGTCGCCGTGGCCGGCACCGACACCGACATGACCGCGACCGTCACCAAGCTCAAGGCGGACGGCGTCAAGGCCATCCTGCTCACCGTTGCTCCGGCCGCCACCGCCTCGGTCGCCGTCCAGAACGCCGGCCAGGGCCTGAACGTCCCGATGCTCGGCAACAACCCGACCTTCGCGCCCGCCCAGCTGCAGAACGACAGCGTCGTCCAGGCCTTCTCTCAGTTCTACGTCTCGACGTCGGTGAACTCCTTCAGCAGCGAGGACGAGATGGTCCAGCAGGTGCTCGAGGCCTACGAGGCGAAGGGCTACGAGGAGGCGCCGTACGACGCGGTGCTGCTCGGTTACAGCTACGGGTTGGCCTGGGAGGCCGTGCTCAACAAGGCGTGCGACGAGGGCGACCTGACCCGTCAGGGCATCCTCGACGCCAAGGGGCAGGTCGACAACGTCGACACGAAGGAGCTGACCGGCCCGCTCGACTTCTCCGTGCCCGGTGCGTCGTCGAGCCGTCAGGCCTTCATCGCCCAGCCGGACAAGGACGCGATCTCGGGAACAAAGATCGTGGAGAAGCTCTACGAGTCCGAGGCGGCGAAGAAGTACAAGGCACCGTTCGAGAAGTAACCCGCTGCGCTCTGGGCAGGGACCGGGGGCATGCCAGCCCCTGCCCAGAGCGGGCACCTACCCCCACAAGTCCCGAAAGGACAAGATTCACACAATGAACAAGAAGCTCAGCGCCGCAGCGGCGGGCCTGGCCACCCTCACCCTGGCAGTCACCGGCTGCTCGACCAAGGCCAGCGACGACTCCGGCGGCGGGGGCGGCGGCGGCGTCCAGACCGACATCGGCGTCACCGACGACGAGATCACCCTGACTGCCTTCGCCGACCTCTCCGGCGTGTTCAAGGTGCTCTCCCAGGCCTTCACCCACGGCAACCAGATCTGGGCTGATGAGGTCAACGCGGCCGGCGGCATCTGCGAGCGTGACATCAAGATCAACGTCCAGGACACCGGCTACAAGGTCGACCTCGCCGTCCCGATCTACGAGTCGGTCAAGGGCACCGACCTCGGCGCCATCCAGATGGTCGGCTCGCCGATCCTCGCGGCACTCAAGCAGAAGATCATCGCCGACAAGATGGTCGTCTCGCCGGGCTCGTGGGCCTCGGTGAACCTCGATGCTCCCGAGGTCATGATGGTCGGCCAGACCTACGACATCGAGATGCTCAACGGTCTGTCCTGGCTGCAGCAGGAAGGCAAGATCGCCGACGGGGACAAGATCGGCCACATCTACACCGACTCGGAGTACGGCCAGGGTGCGGTCATGGGCAGCGATGCCTATGCCAAGGAGCACAACCTTGAGGTGCTCAAGGCTCCGCTCGGCGCGACCGACACCGACATGACCGCCACGATCACCAAGTTCAAGGCCGAGGGTGTCAAGGCGATCGCGATCACCACCCCGCCGGCTGCGGTCTCCTCGACCGTGGTGCAGAACGTCGCGCAGGGGCTGAACGTGCCAATCATCGGCTCCAACCCGACCTTCTCGCCGACCATGTTCAGCGATCAGGCCGTGGTCGACGGCCTGGCGAACTACTTCCTCATCTCCTCGACCGCGCCGTACGGCACCGACATCGAGATCGCCAAGAAGGTCGCTGCCGAGTACGAGTCGCGCACCCAGGACGAGCCGAACATCGGCGTCCTGCAGGCCTACGTCACGGGCCTGGTCTGGGGCGAGGTCCTCAAGAAGGCCTGCGACAACGGCGACCTGACCCGCGAGGGCATCCTCGAGGCCAAGGGCCAGGTCGACAATGTCGACACCCAGGGTGCGGCGGGCGCGATCGACTTCTCGAAGGAAGGCGCTCCCTCCAGCCGCGAGGCGTTCATTCTGAGCCCGGACGCCAACGCGCCCGACAAGCTCACGATCACCGCCGATCTGTTCTCCTCGGAGGAGGCGAAGGCGTACAAGGCCCCGCACGAGAAGTAACAGCCCACACGACCCAGATGACGGGAGGGTGGCCGCGATCGTGGCCACCCTCGCGTCATGCCTCCTCCCGAATCGCACTATGACGCAGGCCATACTGCGGGTTAGTTGTTGTGAACCGCCGCGGGTACCCAATCCGCCTACCGGAAGATTTTCCCCTAGGAGAAGTGATGTTCAAGAAATCCGTCGCAGCCGTAAGCGCTTCGGCCGCTGTGCTCATCGCGATCAGCGGATGCTCGGTCAAGGCAGAGGACTCCGGTGGCGGCGGGGGTGACTCCGGCAGTCTGAAGACCGATGTCGGGGTCACCGACGCCGAGATCTCGCTGGGCATCCTGGGCGATCACTCGGGGCCCTTCAAGGCCTCGGGGCTGGCGACCACGCACGGCAACCAGATGTGGGTCGAGCAGGTCAACGAGCAGGGCGGCATCTGCGACCGCAAGATCACCCTCGACATCAACGACGCGGGCTACAAGCCCGACAATGCAGTCGCCCTTTACCAGACAATGAAGGGCAAGGACCTGGCGATCATCCAGCTCATCGGCTCGCCCATCCTGGCCGCCCTCAAGCAGCAGATCACCACCGACAAGATGCTGACGATCCCGTCAGCCTGGGCCTCGGCCAACCTGGACTCCGAGGCGATCTTGATGATCGGGCAGACCTACGACGTGGAGATGATCAACGGCCTGGCCTGGCTGCAGCAGGAGGGCAAGATCGCCAAGGGTGACAAGATCGGCCACATCTACGTCGACTCCGAGTACGGTCAGAACGCGATCCTCGGCTCGCAGTACTACGCCGAGGAGCACGACCTGGAGATCGTGAAGACGGCGGTCCAGGCCACCGACACCGACATGACCGCGACCGTCACGAAGCTCAAGGACGAGGGAGTCAAAGCGATCCTGCTCAGCGTCGCTCCCGCCGCCACCGGCTCGATCGCGATCCAGAACGCCTCGCAGGGGCTGAACGTCCCGCTGGTCGGCAACAACCCGACCTTCTCGGTGACCCTGCTGAAGGACGAGGCAGTGACGCAGGCGCTGGCGAACTTCCACCTGGTGAACTCGATGGCCGCCTACGACTCGCAGGACATCCCGCTGTCGACGGAGATGGCGGCGAAGTACAAGGAGCAGTTCCCCGACCTGCCGCCGGAGAAGTCGATCCCGACCGGCTATGTCTACGGCATGGCGATGGAGCAGATCCTCAAGCAGGCCTGCGAGGACGGCGACATGACCCGTCAGGGTCTGCTCGATGCGAAGTCCAAGGTGGACTCGGTGGACACCCAAGGCCTGACCGGCAAGCTCGACTTCTCCAAGCCCGGCGCGCCGACGACCCGTGAGGCGTACATTCTCGAGGTGGACGCCGCCGAGCCCGTCGGGTTGAAGAACGTCGGTGGACTGTTCAGCTCCGAGGAGGCCAAGGCCTACAAGGCACCCCACGAGAAGTAGCCGACTCAGCACCACGCTCTGGTGAGGGCGGCCGCCTTGGCGGCCGCCCTCATCCCATGAGAGGGAAGCTCTCGAGCGGCTCGTAACGCGGAGCCCGACCCCTCTCGAGGAAGGACCGCAGCAGGACGACCGAGCCGACCTCGAAGCGTCTGCTGCGCAGCCCGGCCAACTCGGTCACCGCGCCGGTCAGGTCGGCGCGCTCGCGGGAGCGTGCGACGGTGACGTGTGGGGTCTGACCGGGCCCGGCGAGCCTGGCCCAC is a window of Blastococcus sp. Marseille-P5729 DNA encoding:
- a CDS encoding ABC transporter substrate-binding protein; the protein is MNKRTTLVTASSMLVALALAGCSSKAADSGGSSSDGELKTDVGVTDDEITLAVQTDTSGVFKVLGLAATHGNELWAEEVNADGGICDREIKLDIQDNGYKADNAIPIYETQKANSLGYVQLIGSPILAALKQKLIADKVTAVTESWASTNLDAPEVMMIGQTYDIEMINGLAWAQQQGMIADGDKIGHIYIDSEYGQNGLLGSQAYAKEHGMEVIGVPVAGTDTDMTATMTKLKDEGVTAIAVTTAPGGMGSIAVQNVAQGMNLPLIGNNPVFSTTLLADATVTAGLANLYMVSSFAPISQDTDEAKKVLDEYKNKFTDPADIGITHGYAAGLAWGEILKQACEDGDMTRQGVLDAKSKVDAVDTKGLTGKLDFSKDGSPTTREGFILQPDASVEDGKLKIVEELFASEEAKAYKAPFEK
- a CDS encoding ABC transporter substrate-binding protein, whose amino-acid sequence is MKRRTTLITSMAATALLTLTACSTKADNSGDSGGGGDSGGVKTDIGVTEDEIVLGVQSDLSGVFKGIGLALTHGNQIWADKVNEDGGICERKITLDVVDNGYSPDKAIPLYEQQKGNVLGYLQLIGSPVIAALKTKIEADGMLAVPAAPASVHLDNPHVLLLGITYDVEMINGLAYLLDQGMIEKGDKIGYIYVDSEYGQNGLLGAKYFAEENGITLVEAPISGADTDTTATMTKFKDEGVTAIALTVTPAATASAATQNGAQGLNVPIIGNNPAFTPNMMSDPSVAAAVAEHVLISQGYDVFDGDSELAKEIAKAYDAKTQDQPNYAVNAGYLQGMAWEALLEEACDNGDLTREGIMSARESAPNVDTKGLAGELTLKYDGAPSSRTSFIVQPDAALANRGGVKVVQDNYISKDAESYKTPYQK
- a CDS encoding ABC transporter substrate-binding protein; translation: MAKRTQAIVGISAAIAIALTGCSTKADDGSSSGSGDSGDVKTDVGVTDTEIKLGVLTDMSGPFKEGGLGQTHGNELWADDVNAAGGICGRDIVLDVQDMGYKADNAVPMYETMKQENLGLLQLLGSPILAALKQKITTDKVLSVPGSWASTNLDSESVLMVGQTYDVEMINIMAWAQEQGLINEGDKLGHIYVDSEYGQNGLLGSQSYAKDNDMEIVPVAVAGTDTDMTATVTKLKADGVKAILLTVAPAATASVAVQNAGQGLNVPMLGNNPTFAPAQLQNDSVVQAFSQFYVSTSVNSFSSEDEMVQQVLEAYEAKGYEEAPYDAVLLGYSYGLAWEAVLNKACDEGDLTRQGILDAKGQVDNVDTKELTGPLDFSVPGASSSRQAFIAQPDKDAISGTKIVEKLYESEAAKKYKAPFEK
- a CDS encoding ABC transporter substrate-binding protein, with protein sequence MNKKLSAAAAGLATLTLAVTGCSTKASDDSGGGGGGGVQTDIGVTDDEITLTAFADLSGVFKVLSQAFTHGNQIWADEVNAAGGICERDIKINVQDTGYKVDLAVPIYESVKGTDLGAIQMVGSPILAALKQKIIADKMVVSPGSWASVNLDAPEVMMVGQTYDIEMLNGLSWLQQEGKIADGDKIGHIYTDSEYGQGAVMGSDAYAKEHNLEVLKAPLGATDTDMTATITKFKAEGVKAIAITTPPAAVSSTVVQNVAQGLNVPIIGSNPTFSPTMFSDQAVVDGLANYFLISSTAPYGTDIEIAKKVAAEYESRTQDEPNIGVLQAYVTGLVWGEVLKKACDNGDLTREGILEAKGQVDNVDTQGAAGAIDFSKEGAPSSREAFILSPDANAPDKLTITADLFSSEEAKAYKAPHEK
- a CDS encoding ABC transporter substrate-binding protein, whose product is MFKKSVAAVSASAAVLIAISGCSVKAEDSGGGGGDSGSLKTDVGVTDAEISLGILGDHSGPFKASGLATTHGNQMWVEQVNEQGGICDRKITLDINDAGYKPDNAVALYQTMKGKDLAIIQLIGSPILAALKQQITTDKMLTIPSAWASANLDSEAILMIGQTYDVEMINGLAWLQQEGKIAKGDKIGHIYVDSEYGQNAILGSQYYAEEHDLEIVKTAVQATDTDMTATVTKLKDEGVKAILLSVAPAATGSIAIQNASQGLNVPLVGNNPTFSVTLLKDEAVTQALANFHLVNSMAAYDSQDIPLSTEMAAKYKEQFPDLPPEKSIPTGYVYGMAMEQILKQACEDGDMTRQGLLDAKSKVDSVDTQGLTGKLDFSKPGAPTTREAYILEVDAAEPVGLKNVGGLFSSEEAKAYKAPHEK